A genomic segment from Propioniciclava sp. MC1595 encodes:
- a CDS encoding tryptophanase, translated as MSKVTFFRGQQLPLEMHKVRIIQKLTLLPVEQRLEAIRAAGHNTFLLQNADVFLDMLTDSGVNAMSQEQQAAMFRADDAYAGSATYTRLYDKLVEVFGMEYFLPAHQGRAAENILGQVLVRPDTAVAMNYHFTTSKQHVVVHGAEVLELIHPDGLKVTSDHPFKGNMDTDALRAVIAERGAEGLSFVRMEAGTNLIGGQPFSLDNLTEVSQICHEHDIPLVLDASLLADNLYFMKIRDPRCVDLEIPAIVKAMADLCDIIYFSARKLGFGRGGGICIRDEAMYKRMRGFVPMFEGFLTYGGMSVREMEAITVGLDETLDFDMINQGPQFIAYMVNELDRRGVPVITPPGGLGAHVDAMRFLDHVDQRQYPAAALASAVFLASGVRGMERGTMSEARDINTGVEPLAHMELVRLALPRRVFTLSQVNYAIDRIDWLYQNRHLVGGMRWVEEPEILRFFYGRLEPIGDWTTRLVEQFRADFGDSL; from the coding sequence ATGTCGAAGGTGACGTTCTTCCGAGGCCAGCAGCTCCCGCTGGAGATGCACAAGGTGCGCATCATCCAGAAGCTCACCCTGCTGCCGGTCGAGCAGCGGCTGGAGGCGATCCGGGCCGCGGGTCACAACACGTTCCTGCTGCAGAACGCCGACGTGTTCCTCGACATGCTGACCGACTCGGGCGTCAACGCGATGAGCCAGGAGCAGCAGGCCGCCATGTTCCGCGCCGACGACGCCTACGCCGGCTCAGCGACCTACACCCGCCTCTACGACAAGCTCGTCGAGGTGTTCGGCATGGAGTACTTCCTGCCCGCCCACCAGGGCCGTGCCGCCGAGAACATCCTCGGCCAGGTGCTCGTGCGCCCGGACACCGCGGTGGCGATGAACTACCACTTCACCACCTCCAAGCAGCACGTCGTCGTGCATGGCGCCGAGGTGCTCGAGCTGATCCACCCCGACGGGCTCAAGGTGACCTCCGACCACCCGTTCAAGGGCAACATGGACACCGACGCCCTGCGCGCGGTCATCGCCGAGCGCGGCGCCGAGGGCCTCAGCTTCGTGCGCATGGAGGCCGGCACCAACCTCATCGGCGGGCAGCCGTTCAGCCTCGATAACCTCACCGAGGTGTCGCAGATCTGCCACGAGCACGACATCCCGCTCGTGCTCGACGCGTCGCTGCTGGCCGACAACCTCTACTTCATGAAGATCCGCGACCCGCGGTGCGTCGACCTGGAGATCCCGGCCATCGTCAAGGCGATGGCCGACCTGTGCGACATCATCTACTTCTCCGCCCGCAAGCTCGGCTTCGGCCGCGGCGGCGGCATCTGCATCCGCGACGAGGCCATGTACAAGCGCATGCGCGGCTTCGTGCCCATGTTCGAGGGCTTCCTCACCTACGGCGGCATGTCCGTGCGTGAGATGGAGGCGATCACCGTCGGCCTCGACGAGACCCTCGACTTCGACATGATCAACCAGGGCCCGCAGTTCATCGCCTACATGGTCAACGAGCTCGACCGCCGCGGCGTCCCGGTCATCACCCCGCCCGGCGGACTGGGCGCGCACGTCGACGCGATGCGCTTCCTCGACCACGTCGACCAGCGGCAGTACCCGGCCGCGGCGCTGGCGTCCGCGGTGTTCCTGGCCTCGGGCGTGCGCGGCATGGAGCGCGGCACCATGTCGGAGGCGCGCGACATCAACACCGGCGTCGAGCCGCTGGCCCACATGGAACTCGTCCGCCTGGCCCTGCCGCGCCGCGTGTTCACCCTGTCGCAGGTCAACTACGCCATCGACCGCATCGACTGGCTGTACCAGAACCGCCACCTCGTCGGCGGCATGCGCTGGGTCGAGGAGCCCGAGATCCTGCGCTTCTTCTACGGCCGCCTCGAGCCCATCGGCGACTGGACGACCAGGCTCGTCGAGCAGTTCCGCGCCGACTTCGGCGACAGCCTCTGA
- a CDS encoding dioxygenase — MGERQPVFFLSHGAPPLADDATWTAQLHDWSARVAKPKNVLMVSAHWENQPVTVSSTRPGTPLVYDFWGFPQKYYDVIYDAPVAPELASRVAGLVDGPVYQDPERGLDHGAYVPMVELFPEADLPVVQMSLPTLDPSGLYELGRRLAPLRDEGTLIIGSGFTTHNLRWFNPRAGADAPAPTASVEFDQWAVETLERRDIDAILDFEEVAPAASEAHPRTEHWAPLYVALGAAEASGHANEVAVDGFWFGLSKRSWQFN, encoded by the coding sequence ATGGGAGAGCGACAGCCCGTATTCTTCCTGAGCCACGGCGCGCCCCCGCTCGCCGACGACGCGACCTGGACTGCGCAGTTGCATGACTGGTCGGCGCGGGTCGCCAAGCCCAAGAACGTCCTCATGGTGTCGGCCCACTGGGAGAACCAGCCGGTCACGGTGTCGTCCACTCGGCCCGGGACGCCGCTCGTCTACGACTTCTGGGGGTTCCCGCAGAAGTACTACGACGTGATCTATGACGCCCCGGTCGCGCCCGAGCTCGCCTCACGTGTCGCCGGGCTGGTCGACGGGCCCGTCTACCAGGACCCCGAGCGCGGCCTCGACCACGGCGCCTACGTGCCGATGGTGGAACTCTTCCCCGAGGCCGACTTGCCCGTCGTGCAGATGTCGCTGCCCACGCTCGACCCGTCGGGCCTCTACGAGCTCGGCCGCCGCCTCGCGCCCCTGCGCGACGAGGGCACCTTGATCATCGGGTCGGGGTTCACCACCCACAACCTGCGCTGGTTCAACCCGCGGGCCGGGGCGGACGCGCCCGCGCCCACGGCGTCCGTCGAGTTCGACCAGTGGGCCGTCGAGACCCTGGAGCGCCGCGACATCGACGCGATCCTGGACTTCGAGGAGGTCGCACCCGCGGCGTCCGAGGCCCACCCGCGGACCGAGCACTGGGCGCCGCTCTACGTGGCGCTCGGCGCGGCCGAGGCGTCGGGCCACGCCAACGAGGTCGCCGTGGACGGTTTCTGGTTCGGCCTGTCGAAGAGGTCCTGGCAGTTCAACTGA
- a CDS encoding DUF4397 domain-containing protein, which yields MRARILPLAAAVAAASAVTLSPMALADDNATVYVLHGVPGATVDVYVNGDAALTNFTPGTLTDALSLPAGEYDLKVTAPGAGADGAAIVEASDVAVPAGANVTVVAHLNASGAPTLTPFVNDVSDTAAGQGRLTVRHTAAAPAVDVRANGEVAFPNVTNPNEAKADLPAGTLSADVVLAGTDTVAIGPADVPVAEGKNTIVYAWGSAADGNLAFAVQSLDGLHSAPSAVPTGTAPLEDATVRILAATSLGAVVAWVMFGATRRREAARL from the coding sequence ATGCGCGCTCGAATCCTCCCCCTGGCCGCCGCCGTGGCAGCTGCTTCCGCCGTGACCCTCTCCCCGATGGCCCTCGCCGACGACAACGCCACCGTGTACGTCCTGCACGGCGTCCCGGGCGCGACCGTCGACGTGTACGTCAACGGGGACGCGGCCCTCACCAACTTCACCCCGGGCACTCTCACCGACGCCCTGAGCCTTCCGGCCGGCGAGTACGACCTCAAGGTCACGGCCCCCGGGGCGGGGGCCGACGGTGCGGCGATCGTCGAGGCCAGCGACGTTGCGGTCCCCGCGGGCGCCAACGTGACCGTCGTGGCTCACCTCAACGCGTCCGGCGCCCCCACGCTGACCCCGTTCGTCAACGACGTCAGCGACACCGCCGCCGGCCAGGGCCGCCTGACGGTCCGGCACACCGCAGCCGCCCCCGCCGTCGACGTCCGTGCGAACGGTGAGGTCGCTTTCCCCAACGTCACCAACCCCAACGAGGCGAAGGCCGACCTGCCCGCCGGGACTCTGTCGGCCGACGTTGTCCTCGCGGGCACGGACACCGTCGCCATCGGCCCGGCCGACGTCCCCGTCGCCGAGGGCAAGAACACCATCGTGTACGCCTGGGGATCGGCCGCCGACGGCAACCTGGCCTTCGCGGTCCAGTCGCTCGACGGCCTGCACTCCGCACCGTCCGCCGTCCCCACCGGTACGGCACCCCTTGAGGACGCGACGGTCCGGATCCTCGCAGCCACCTCCCTGGGGGCCGTCGTCGCCTGGGTGATGTTCGGGGCGACGCGCCGTAGGGAGGCTGCGCGGCTGTGA
- a CDS encoding C-terminal helicase domain-containing protein, whose amino-acid sequence MHSCRKFVQAFSGVGAAPDPETTEPVPGGPDTGSVRAAPRGRRARGRERCAVSACGGVRRNGSRRPRTRQHPASSPPSARTSSPISPPPRVGRSFTRTKHGAKKLAKQLNGRGIPAVDLHGNLSQNARVRNLEAFDSGRVETLVATDIAARGIHVDDVALVVHADPPTEYKAYLHRSGRTARAGSSGTVITIATPDQRGDVQGLMRAAKISPTVTPASADVLRDLAPGERRVLSAAEVAERTPSAPVQQQPTRARRPRAAQAPKASLPQGSRGQRAGRAASGAAPTGSTRGAAAFSASAGRATGRRRSR is encoded by the coding sequence ATGCACTCTTGTCGAAAGTTTGTCCAAGCTTTTTCGGGAGTGGGTGCGGCGCCTGACCCAGAGACGACAGAACCCGTGCCAGGGGGACCTGACACGGGTTCTGTTCGGGCGGCCCCTCGAGGACGCCGTGCGCGGGGACGGGAACGGTGTGCCGTCAGCGCGTGCGGCGGCGTCCGCCGGAACGGCTCGCGGAGGCCGAGAACGCGGCAGCACCCCGCGTCGAGCCCGCCGAGCGCTCGGACGTCATCGCCGATCTCGCCGCCGCCCCGGGTCGGACGATCCTTCACGCGCACCAAGCACGGTGCCAAGAAGCTGGCAAAGCAGCTCAACGGCCGCGGCATCCCCGCCGTCGACCTGCACGGCAACCTCTCCCAGAATGCCCGCGTGCGGAACCTGGAGGCCTTCGACTCCGGCCGCGTCGAGACGCTGGTCGCCACCGACATCGCCGCCCGCGGCATCCACGTGGACGATGTGGCGCTGGTCGTCCACGCCGACCCGCCCACTGAGTACAAGGCCTACCTGCACCGTTCGGGCCGCACGGCACGCGCCGGCTCGTCCGGCACCGTGATCACGATCGCCACGCCCGACCAGCGCGGTGACGTGCAGGGGCTTATGCGCGCGGCGAAGATCAGCCCGACCGTGACCCCCGCCTCGGCGGACGTGCTGCGCGATCTCGCCCCGGGCGAGCGACGCGTGCTGTCGGCGGCCGAGGTCGCCGAGCGGACGCCGTCGGCCCCGGTCCAGCAGCAGCCCACCCGGGCGCGGCGTCCCCGGGCGGCGCAGGCGCCGAAGGCGTCCCTGCCGCAGGGCTCGCGGGGGCAGCGAGCCGGGCGCGCGGCGTCCGGGGCGGCCCCGACGGGAAGCACCCGCGGCGCGGCTGCATTCTCGGCCTCGGCCGGCCGCGCGACCGGACGCCGTCGCTCGCGCTGA
- a CDS encoding GNAT family N-acetyltransferase, with product MAFLGPVTLTGSLVQLEPLARSHADALRAATLDGRVWELWYTSAPAPDDVEADIVAKRKAAASGQGLPFALRRVLDGTVVGVTTFLHPVPAVPAVEIGSTWYAASARRTGLNTEAKLLMLRHAFTAWGCRRVAFRATWFNHPSREAIERLGAVLEGRIRNDRVLRDGTVTDTAQYSLTGEQWPAVERHLTHLLAHRA from the coding sequence GTGGCCTTCCTCGGCCCAGTCACCCTCACGGGATCCCTCGTCCAACTCGAGCCCCTCGCCCGCTCCCACGCGGACGCCCTCCGCGCGGCCACGCTCGACGGCCGGGTGTGGGAGCTGTGGTACACCTCCGCGCCGGCGCCCGACGACGTGGAGGCGGACATCGTCGCCAAGCGGAAGGCCGCGGCGTCCGGCCAGGGCCTGCCCTTCGCGCTGCGCCGCGTGCTCGACGGCACCGTGGTGGGCGTCACGACGTTCCTGCACCCGGTGCCGGCCGTGCCTGCGGTCGAGATCGGGTCGACCTGGTACGCCGCTTCCGCGCGACGCACGGGGCTGAACACGGAGGCGAAGCTGCTCATGCTGCGCCACGCCTTCACGGCTTGGGGGTGCCGGCGGGTGGCCTTCCGGGCGACCTGGTTCAATCACCCCTCGCGGGAGGCGATCGAACGGCTCGGCGCCGTGCTCGAGGGCCGCATCCGCAACGACCGCGTGCTGCGCGACGGCACGGTCACCGACACCGCCCAGTACTCCCTGACCGGCGAGCAGTGGCCGGCCGTGGAGCGCCACCTCACCCACCTCCTGGCCCACCGCGCCTGA
- a CDS encoding FadR/GntR family transcriptional regulator, producing the protein MAELRIGFEPEAAALAAQHVNEDAVGRLMGLGARLWSAARCGDAEEFLRLDIDFHATVLEASGNPMYRQYAPVVRTLLLGRSEHGLAAPTRPTSRWNGT; encoded by the coding sequence GTGGCCGAGCTGCGAATCGGGTTCGAACCCGAGGCCGCAGCACTCGCCGCCCAACACGTCAACGAGGACGCCGTGGGCCGACTCATGGGCCTGGGTGCCCGCCTGTGGTCGGCTGCCCGGTGCGGCGACGCGGAGGAGTTCCTCCGCCTCGACATCGACTTCCACGCCACCGTGCTCGAGGCGTCCGGAAACCCCATGTACCGCCAGTACGCCCCCGTCGTGCGCACCCTGCTGCTGGGGCGGTCCGAGCACGGCCTCGCCGCCCCCACCCGACCGACATCGCGCTGGAACGGCACATGA
- a CDS encoding dicarboxylate/amino acid:cation symporter, which produces MSTWPPPASPLRGTGRDCPDGLIVRRLGFTDPMVGLMIATYIAIDSFGTATNVTGDAAIAMVVDKLSAGKIAERPTAALDGIPG; this is translated from the coding sequence GTGTCGACGTGGCCTCCGCCTGCGTCGCCTCTGCGGGGGACTGGGAGGGACTGCCCGGACGGCCTGATCGTCCGTAGGCTGGGCTTCACCGACCCGATGGTCGGCTTGATGATCGCCACCTACATCGCGATCGACAGCTTCGGGACGGCGACCAACGTCACCGGCGACGCGGCCATCGCGATGGTCGTCGACAAGCTCAGCGCCGGCAAGATCGCCGAGCGGCCGACCGCGGCCCTGGACGGGATCCCCGGCTGA
- a CDS encoding M3 family metallopeptidase: MVIAKDMFSAFDRADLFAPEVATRYRDRVLAAGGTKDAADLVADFLERPYNFDAYAAWLAQ; the protein is encoded by the coding sequence TTGGTCATCGCCAAGGACATGTTCTCGGCCTTCGACCGCGCCGACCTGTTCGCCCCCGAGGTGGCCACCCGCTACCGCGACCGCGTGCTCGCGGCCGGTGGCACCAAGGACGCCGCCGACCTCGTCGCCGACTTCCTCGAACGCCCGTACAACTTCGACGCCTACGCGGCCTGGCTGGCCCAGTAA
- a CDS encoding PfkB family carbohydrate kinase: MSRPTASSLTCWAASAAASGSNPIRSSATASGAVHVPARPVEVVDVIGAGDALCAGYLSGRLDGLGVAESLRRGVDVASACVASAGDWEGLPGRPDRP, encoded by the coding sequence ATGAGTCGGCCCACGGCGTCCTCGTTGACGTGTTGGGCGGCGAGTGCTGCGGCCTCGGGTTCGAACCCGATTCGCAGCTCGGCCACGGCCTCTGGAGCCGTGCACGTGCCCGCGCGCCCGGTGGAGGTGGTCGACGTGATCGGTGCCGGCGACGCGCTGTGCGCGGGCTACTTGTCCGGACGGCTGGACGGCTTGGGCGTCGCCGAATCACTCCGGCGGGGTGTCGACGTGGCCTCCGCCTGCGTCGCCTCTGCGGGGGACTGGGAGGGACTGCCCGGACGGCCTGATCGTCCGTAG
- a CDS encoding MFS transporter, which produces MRSKARLWWGVLAIVALAINLRPGATSLGPVLAEVQADLGMGGSLAGLLTSAPGFAFAVFGAFAVVIGLRLGLAGGLFVAAMGTALGLLGRSFVHAVPLFFVLTALAFAGMAIGNVLVPAYIKAHYPNRLASIMSVYTVSLAIGATSASLVSAPLSDVAPGGWRASLGVWGLAALAAAVPWAVLAASERRRRLAEEVDTHRVSGSVFAVMGSRKAVALAVFFGMQSMQAYVQFGWIAQMYRDGGLSATQAGAMASLLAAFGIPAGFVMPVVVARLRDPRWVVVLLGALLVGGYLGVWLAPTTTPWLWAALLGLSGFAFPMAMALITARARDSHTTTQLSGFTQSVGYLFSGMGPLLVGVLVEVTGGWDVPLWFLLGSAAVFVAAGVVAAGPGYVDDELTARA; this is translated from the coding sequence ATGCGCTCCAAGGCGAGGCTCTGGTGGGGCGTGCTCGCGATCGTCGCCCTGGCGATCAACCTGCGCCCGGGCGCGACGTCGCTCGGGCCCGTGCTCGCCGAGGTCCAGGCCGACCTGGGCATGGGGGGCTCGCTGGCCGGCCTGCTCACGTCGGCGCCCGGCTTCGCCTTCGCCGTGTTCGGCGCGTTCGCCGTGGTCATCGGCCTGCGGCTCGGCTTGGCCGGCGGCCTGTTCGTGGCCGCGATGGGCACCGCACTCGGCCTGCTCGGCCGGAGCTTCGTCCACGCGGTGCCGCTGTTCTTCGTGCTCACGGCGCTGGCCTTCGCCGGCATGGCGATCGGCAACGTGCTCGTCCCGGCGTACATCAAGGCTCACTACCCCAACCGGCTCGCCTCGATCATGTCGGTCTACACGGTCTCGCTCGCCATCGGCGCGACGAGCGCGTCGCTGGTATCGGCCCCGCTGTCGGACGTCGCGCCCGGAGGCTGGCGCGCCTCCCTCGGCGTCTGGGGGCTGGCCGCGCTGGCCGCCGCGGTGCCGTGGGCGGTGCTCGCGGCGTCCGAACGGCGACGCCGGCTGGCCGAAGAGGTCGACACCCACCGGGTCTCCGGGTCGGTGTTCGCCGTGATGGGGTCGCGCAAGGCCGTGGCGTTGGCCGTGTTCTTCGGCATGCAGTCGATGCAGGCCTACGTCCAGTTCGGCTGGATCGCCCAGATGTACCGCGACGGGGGGCTCTCGGCGACGCAGGCCGGGGCGATGGCGTCCCTGCTGGCCGCGTTCGGGATCCCGGCCGGCTTCGTCATGCCCGTGGTGGTCGCCCGCCTGCGCGACCCGCGCTGGGTGGTCGTGCTGCTGGGTGCCTTGCTCGTCGGCGGTTACCTGGGTGTCTGGCTGGCGCCCACCACCACGCCGTGGCTGTGGGCGGCGCTGCTCGGCCTGTCGGGCTTCGCGTTCCCAATGGCGATGGCCCTGATCACCGCTCGTGCGCGCGACTCCCACACCACCACGCAGCTGTCGGGCTTCACCCAGTCGGTCGGCTACCTGTTCTCGGGCATGGGGCCGCTGCTGGTCGGCGTCCTGGTCGAGGTCACCGGCGGCTGGGACGTGCCCCTGTGGTTCCTCCTCGGCTCCGCTGCGGTGTTCGTGGCCGCCGGCGTGGTCGCCGCCGGCCCCGGCTACGTCGACGACGAGTTGACCGCCCGTGCCTGA
- a CDS encoding dioxygenase — MTKVRKKRREREEEKAREAAERARKKSRKLADKVAKAADKQRKAAERVAREEERMAAKLAKKYYDVIYDAPVAPELASRVAGLVDGPVYQDPERGLDHGAYVPMVELFPEADLPVVQMSLPTLDPSGLYELGRRLAPLRDEGTLIIGSGFTTHNLRWINPRAGADAPAPTASVEFDQWAVETLERRDIDAILDFEEVAPAASEAHPRTEHWAPLYVALGAAEASGHANEVAVDGFWFGLSKRSWQFN; from the coding sequence ATGACCAAGGTCCGCAAGAAGCGGCGCGAGCGCGAGGAGGAGAAGGCGCGCGAGGCCGCCGAGAGGGCGCGCAAGAAGAGCCGCAAGCTCGCCGACAAGGTGGCCAAGGCAGCCGACAAGCAGCGCAAGGCAGCCGAGCGGGTGGCGCGCGAGGAGGAGCGCATGGCGGCCAAGCTCGCCAAGAAGTACTACGACGTGATCTATGACGCCCCGGTCGCGCCCGAGCTCGCCTCACGTGTCGCCGGGCTGGTCGACGGGCCCGTCTACCAGGACCCCGAGCGCGGCCTCGACCACGGCGCCTACGTGCCGATGGTGGAACTCTTCCCCGAGGCCGACTTGCCCGTCGTGCAGATGTCGCTGCCCACGCTCGACCCGTCGGGCCTCTACGAGCTCGGCCGCCGCCTCGCGCCCCTGCGCGACGAGGGCACCTTGATCATCGGGTCGGGGTTCACCACCCACAACCTGCGCTGGATCAACCCGCGGGCCGGGGCGGACGCGCCCGCGCCCACGGCGTCCGTCGAGTTCGACCAGTGGGCCGTCGAGACCCTGGAGCGCCGCGACATCGACGCGATCCTGGACTTCGAGGAGGTCGCACCCGCGGCGTCCGAGGCCCACCCGCGGACCGAGCACTGGGCGCCGCTCTACGTGGCGCTCGGCGCGGCCGAGGCGTCGGGCCACGCCAACGAGGTCGCCGTGGACGGTTTCTGGTTCGGCCTGTCGAAGAGGTCCTGGCAGTTCAACTGA
- a CDS encoding MGMT family protein: MPEQPDAVPGPVERVRLAVSLVPRGRVASYGDIGALTGVGPRQVGAIMRDASEGWPWWRIVSHDGTLAPVAHALEHWADEGIVVRPDGRGCRMRTHRADLADLAAEYRFAAVERGWNVATD, encoded by the coding sequence GTGCCTGAACAACCGGACGCCGTCCCCGGCCCGGTCGAGCGGGTGCGGCTGGCCGTGTCCCTCGTGCCCCGGGGGCGGGTGGCGTCCTACGGCGACATCGGTGCCCTGACCGGGGTGGGGCCGCGGCAGGTCGGCGCGATCATGCGCGACGCGTCCGAGGGGTGGCCCTGGTGGCGGATCGTGTCGCACGACGGGACGCTCGCGCCGGTCGCCCACGCGTTGGAGCACTGGGCCGACGAGGGCATCGTGGTGCGCCCCGACGGCCGGGGGTGCCGGATGCGCACCCACCGGGCCGACCTCGCCGACCTGGCCGCCGAGTACCGCTTCGCCGCGGTCGAGCGAGGCTGGAACGTGGCAACCGATTGA
- a CDS encoding ABC transporter ATP-binding protein produces the protein MRTLLRVLFTSRELWPWYAGIIVTSVLVAVTALATPFIIARATDEVVAQASGGGGGLMVLVALAGALLVAELLNTVLTNVGGFLGDTMTMRLRALLSSRYYAKLLSLPQRYFDNQLTGTVINKLNRSITEVTQFLQMFSNNFFPTLITVVAVLVISLFYSWPLALLLLIIYPLFTWLTALTSKRWQKLEGEKNVELDAAGGRFAEVIGQIKVVKSFVRERTELEAFDGHYGKAVSTTHTQSSWWHRMDVARRGSLNVIFFGIYLIIFAQTAAGIFTLGDMVLLIQLVAMARTPVMMMSFLVDSSQHAIAGSKSYFEVMDETPEPLAALTPTARVPSAATQWERSDPSLPSGPGSGAWPVVPDAPTIEFAGVSFGYDADAEVLHDISFAVARGERIALVSESGGGKTTLVNLLLGLYRPDAGAISIAGTDTAGQPPSTVRAQIGVVFQDASLFSGTVRENLAYGRPNATDAELEQAARRANAHEFITKLSDGYDTLIGERGVRLSGGQKQRIAVARAMLKDAPLLVLDEATSALDSRSERLVQAGLEELMTDRTSIIIAHRLSTISTVDRIITLRDGRIDEVGSPAELAATDGIYAELLALQESGTKRDKRRMAAFDITG, from the coding sequence GTGCGGACCCTGTTGCGCGTGCTCTTCACCTCACGCGAGCTCTGGCCCTGGTACGCCGGGATCATCGTCACCTCGGTGCTGGTCGCGGTCACCGCGCTGGCCACCCCGTTCATCATCGCCCGGGCCACCGACGAGGTCGTGGCGCAGGCGTCCGGTGGCGGGGGCGGCCTGATGGTACTCGTCGCGCTGGCCGGCGCCCTGCTCGTGGCCGAGCTGCTCAACACGGTCCTGACCAACGTGGGCGGCTTCCTGGGCGACACCATGACGATGCGGCTCCGCGCCCTGCTGAGCTCGCGCTACTACGCCAAGCTGCTGAGCCTGCCGCAGCGCTACTTCGACAACCAGCTCACAGGCACGGTGATCAACAAGCTGAACCGGTCGATCACCGAGGTCACGCAGTTCCTGCAGATGTTCAGCAACAACTTCTTCCCCACGCTGATCACCGTCGTGGCGGTGCTGGTCATCTCGCTGTTCTACTCGTGGCCCCTCGCCCTGCTGCTGCTGATCATCTACCCGCTGTTCACGTGGCTGACCGCGCTCACCTCGAAGCGCTGGCAGAAGCTCGAGGGCGAGAAGAACGTCGAGCTGGACGCCGCGGGCGGCCGCTTCGCCGAGGTCATCGGGCAGATCAAGGTGGTGAAGAGCTTCGTCCGGGAACGCACCGAGCTGGAGGCCTTCGACGGCCACTACGGGAAGGCCGTGTCCACCACCCACACGCAGTCATCGTGGTGGCACCGCATGGACGTCGCCCGCCGCGGCTCCCTCAACGTGATCTTCTTCGGGATCTACCTGATCATCTTCGCCCAGACCGCCGCCGGCATCTTCACCCTGGGCGACATGGTGCTCCTCATCCAGCTCGTGGCGATGGCCCGCACGCCGGTCATGATGATGAGCTTCCTCGTCGACTCCTCCCAGCACGCGATCGCGGGCTCGAAGAGCTACTTCGAGGTCATGGACGAGACCCCCGAACCCCTCGCCGCGCTCACGCCGACGGCCCGCGTTCCGTCCGCCGCGACGCAATGGGAGCGCAGCGACCCCAGCCTGCCGTCCGGGCCCGGGTCCGGCGCATGGCCGGTCGTCCCGGACGCCCCGACGATCGAGTTCGCCGGGGTCAGCTTCGGGTACGACGCGGACGCCGAGGTGCTGCACGACATCTCGTTCGCGGTCGCCCGCGGGGAGCGGATCGCGCTGGTGAGCGAGTCCGGCGGCGGCAAGACCACGCTGGTGAACCTGTTGCTCGGGCTCTACCGCCCCGACGCCGGCGCGATCAGCATCGCCGGCACCGACACCGCCGGCCAGCCGCCCTCGACGGTGCGCGCCCAGATCGGGGTGGTGTTCCAGGACGCCTCGCTGTTCTCGGGCACGGTGCGCGAGAACCTGGCCTACGGGCGTCCGAATGCGACCGACGCCGAGCTCGAGCAGGCCGCCCGCCGGGCCAACGCGCACGAGTTCATCACCAAGCTCAGCGACGGCTACGACACGCTGATCGGCGAGCGCGGCGTCCGGCTGTCGGGCGGGCAGAAGCAGCGCATCGCGGTCGCCCGGGCCATGCTCAAGGACGCCCCCCTGCTCGTGCTGGACGAGGCCACCTCGGCGCTCGACTCGCGCTCGGAGCGCCTCGTCCAGGCCGGCCTGGAGGAGCTGATGACCGACCGGACGAGCATCATCATCGCCCACCGCCTCTCGACCATCAGCACCGTCGACCGCATCATCACCCTGCGCGACGGGCGCATCGACGAGGTCGGCTCCCCCGCCGAACTCGCCGCGACCGACGGCATCTACGCCGAGTTGCTGGCGCTGCAGGAGTCGGGCACCAAGCGCGACAAGCGCCGGATGGCCGCCTTCGACATCACCGGCTGA
- a CDS encoding cation:dicarboxylate symporter family transporter, whose product MILLVFALTVVVILVQYLLAGAISGRNPFKALATMMPAYATALGTSSSAATIPVTLRQAILAGVTPAVASSVIPLCATIHLAGSTVKITAFSLAIMVLSGMPVDVPLMVGFVFMLGVTMVAAPGVPGGAIMTAAGLLSSMLGFTDPMVGLMIATYIAIDSFGTATNVTGDAAIAMVVDKLSAGKIAERPTAALDGIPG is encoded by the coding sequence GTGATCCTGCTCGTCTTCGCCCTGACCGTGGTCGTGATCCTGGTGCAGTACCTGCTCGCCGGCGCGATCTCGGGTCGCAACCCGTTCAAGGCGCTCGCCACGATGATGCCCGCCTACGCGACCGCGCTGGGCACCTCGTCGTCCGCGGCGACGATCCCGGTCACGCTGCGCCAGGCCATCCTCGCAGGGGTCACGCCGGCCGTCGCCTCGTCCGTGATCCCCCTGTGCGCGACGATCCACCTCGCCGGCTCGACGGTCAAGATCACCGCCTTCTCGCTGGCGATCATGGTGCTGTCCGGCATGCCCGTCGACGTGCCCTTGATGGTCGGCTTCGTGTTCATGCTGGGCGTCACGATGGTCGCCGCCCCGGGGGTGCCCGGCGGCGCCATCATGACCGCGGCCGGCCTGCTGTCCTCGATGCTGGGCTTCACCGACCCGATGGTCGGCTTGATGATCGCCACCTACATCGCGATCGACAGCTTCGGGACGGCGACCAACGTCACCGGCGACGCGGCCATCGCGATGGTCGTCGACAAGCTCAGCGCCGGCAAGATCGCCGAGCGGCCGACCGCGGCCCTGGACGGGATCCCCGGCTGA